GCCTCCTGCGCGAGGACGCGGGCTGGCCCGAGCTCCTCGACGCGACCTTCCCGCCCGGCTCCGTCACCGGCGCGCCCAAGTCCAGCGCCCTGCGGATCATCGAGGCCCTGGAGACCGCCCCCCGCGGCCCGTACTGCGGAGGCATCGGCTGGGTGGACGCCGACGCGGACACCGCAGAGCTGGCCGTCGGCATACGCACCTTCTGGATCGACCGTCCCGAGGGCGTGCTCCGCTTCGGCACCGGCGCCGGGATCACCTGGGGTTCTGACCCGGAGCGCGAGTGGGAGGAGACCGAGCTGAAGGCGTCCCGGCTGGTCGCGATAGCGTCGGGCGCCTACGAGTCGGACGCCTGCGAGGCGAGCGGAAAGGCCATCTCTCGATGAAACTCTGGGTCAACGGCGGGCTGCACGACGCGGAGACCGCCCTGGTCTCCGTCCTGGACCACGGGCTGACCGTCGGCGACGGCGTCTTCGAGACGGTCAAGGCCGAGCGCGGAGAAACGTTTGCTCTCACCCTCCACCTGGACCGCCTCACCCGCTCCGCCCGCGGACTCGGCCTGCCCGACCCGGACCTCGACGAGGTCCGCCGCGCCTGCGCCGCCGTCCTCGCCGCCAACCCGATGGAGCTCGGCCGGCTGCGGATCACGTACACCGGCGGTCTCTCGCCGCTCGGCTCGGAGCGCGGCGACGCCGGCGGCAGCCTCGTCGTCGGCCTCGGCGAGACCGCCCGCCGCGCCGACTCCACCGCGGTGATCACCGTGCCCTGGACCCGTAACGAGCGCAGCGCCCTCGTCGGCCTGAAGACCACCTCGTACGCGGAGAACGTCGTCGCCCTCGCCAGGGCGCGCGAGCAGGGTGCCTCCGAGGCGCTCTTCGCCAACACCCTGGGGCGGCTCTGCGAGGGCACCGGCTCCAATGTCTTCGTCGTGCTCGACGGCACGATCCACACCCCGCCCGTCGCCTCCGGCTGCCTGGCGGGCATCACCCGGGCCCTCGCCGTGGAGTGGACCGGCGCCGAGGAGACCGATCTGCCGCTGGACGTGCTGGAGAGCGCCGAGGAGATCTTCCTGACCTCGACCCTCCGCGACGTCCAGGCCGTGCACCGCGTCGACGGGCGCGCGCTCACCGGCGCCCCCGGGCCGGTCACCGCCAAGGCCATGCGGATCTTCGACGAGCGCGCGGCACAGGACCGGGACCCGCGCCTCGCGTGAGCCCGTTCGCGCGTAAATCGGGATGACGGACGGCCCGGGGGTGGGTAGAACACCCATGATGACCACCACCCTGCGGCCGGCCGGGCCGCTTCAGCAGACGCCCGACGGCGGCCGCTCCCGTACCTACGACGTGTGCGTGAACAGTCGCCGCGTCGGCTCCGTCCACCTTTCGACCGATCCCGGCTTCGGCGCCGCCTCGGGCGTGATCCAGGGACTCAGGGTCGACGAGCCGGACCGGCGGCGGGGCCGTGGCACGGTCGCCGCGCTCGCCTCCGAGGAGGTGC
The sequence above is a segment of the Streptomyces sp. NBC_01255 genome. Coding sequences within it:
- a CDS encoding aminotransferase class IV; this translates as MKLWVNGGLHDAETALVSVLDHGLTVGDGVFETVKAERGETFALTLHLDRLTRSARGLGLPDPDLDEVRRACAAVLAANPMELGRLRITYTGGLSPLGSERGDAGGSLVVGLGETARRADSTAVITVPWTRNERSALVGLKTTSYAENVVALARAREQGASEALFANTLGRLCEGTGSNVFVVLDGTIHTPPVASGCLAGITRALAVEWTGAEETDLPLDVLESAEEIFLTSTLRDVQAVHRVDGRALTGAPGPVTAKAMRIFDERAAQDRDPRLA